The Gimibacter soli genome includes a region encoding these proteins:
- a CDS encoding thiolase family protein, with amino-acid sequence MAEDAIVIVGMARTPMGGLLGDLSGVSSPELGATAIKGALASSGVAEDAIDETIMGCCLPAGLSQAPARQAMRHAGLPDDTHAVTINKMCGSGMQAMIQAHDSIKAGTNKIVVAGGMESMSRAPHLLPTARTGIKYGDGTLKDHMALDGLTDAYKGEPMGNFAEMCAEHYQFTRETQDAYAIESLKRAQRAIEDGSFEGEVVPVTVKGRGGDVVVAVDEQPGKARLDKIPNLKPAFKKDGTVTAANASSISDGAAALVIMSAGEAASKGLKPLARLVAHASHSQAPEWFTTAPVKAIKDVMAKAGWTKDDVDLYEINEAFAVVPLAVMHELGLDHAKVNVNGGACALGHPIGASGARICVTLINALQKRGLKKGIAGICIGGGEGTAVAIELV; translated from the coding sequence ATGGCTGAAGACGCAATCGTCATTGTAGGCATGGCCCGCACCCCGATGGGAGGCCTGCTCGGCGACCTTTCCGGCGTATCCTCGCCTGAGCTTGGCGCGACCGCCATCAAGGGCGCGCTTGCCTCTTCCGGTGTCGCTGAAGACGCTATCGACGAAACCATCATGGGCTGCTGCCTCCCCGCCGGGCTCAGCCAGGCGCCTGCCCGCCAGGCCATGCGCCATGCCGGCCTGCCGGACGACACCCACGCCGTCACCATCAACAAGATGTGTGGCTCGGGCATGCAGGCCATGATCCAGGCGCATGACAGCATCAAGGCCGGCACCAACAAGATCGTCGTGGCTGGCGGCATGGAAAGCATGTCGCGCGCGCCGCACCTTCTGCCCACCGCCCGCACCGGCATCAAATACGGCGACGGCACCCTCAAGGATCACATGGCCCTCGACGGCCTGACCGACGCCTACAAGGGCGAGCCCATGGGCAATTTCGCCGAAATGTGCGCCGAGCATTACCAGTTCACCCGCGAAACGCAGGACGCCTATGCCATCGAGTCGCTGAAACGCGCCCAGCGTGCGATTGAAGATGGCAGCTTCGAAGGCGAAGTCGTGCCCGTGACCGTCAAAGGCCGCGGCGGCGACGTTGTGGTTGCTGTTGACGAACAGCCCGGCAAGGCGCGCCTCGACAAGATCCCGAACCTGAAACCCGCCTTCAAGAAAGACGGCACGGTAACCGCGGCCAACGCCAGCTCGATCTCGGATGGTGCGGCCGCCCTTGTGATTATGTCGGCCGGCGAAGCCGCCAGCAAAGGCCTGAAGCCGCTTGCCCGCCTCGTGGCGCACGCCAGCCACAGCCAGGCCCCGGAATGGTTCACCACCGCGCCCGTGAAAGCGATCAAGGACGTGATGGCCAAAGCCGGCTGGACCAAGGACGACGTTGACCTTTACGAGATCAACGAAGCCTTCGCCGTTGTTCCGCTGGCAGTGATGCACGAACTTGGCCTCGATCACGCGAAGGTCAATGTGAATGGCGGCGCCTGTGCGCTTGGCCACCCGATCGGCGCCTCGGGCGCGCGCATCTGTGTGACCCTCATCAACGCCCTGCAGAAACGCGGCCTCAAAAAAGGCATCGCCGGCATCTGCATCGGCGGCGGTGAAGGCACCGCCGTGGCGATCGAACTGGTGTGA